One Streptomyces formicae genomic window, CGGAGCCCCGGCATCGCGGTGGTCAGCGTGCCGAGGCTGGCGTAGACGAGGGGCCGGTCGGAGAGCGGGCGGAGCCACGGGACCGGCCGCTCGGGGGCGGGGCTCCGGTCCCCCGCCACGGTGCGCGCAACCGCTCGTGCGGCAGCCGGTGCGTCCTCGTAGAACCACGGGACCGGTGCGGGCGTCAGCAGCGGCGGCGGTACCGGAGCGTCGTCCTGCCCGTACCGCTTGTGGAGCAGGGTCAGCGCGGGCGCGATGTCGGTGTCCCAGAGGTCGAGGAGCACCGGGCCGAGTCCGTTGTCCGCGGCGACCACGGGCAGATCGAGGACCTTCGCCGCGAGGTGCGCGCCGGGATCGCTGCATTCGGCGATCACCAGATCGGGGCGGGTCCGCGTCCACGCCGTGATCAGGTCGCGGGCCTTCGCCTCGGCCGTGTCCGGCCAGAGCCTGCCGAAGACGTACCGGTTGAACGCGGCGTTCCCCGACGCCGTCCAGATCTCGCTCGCCCTTCGCTGCACGGCGGGATCGCAGGTCCAGTCCGTTCCCGCCCGGTGGAACTCCACGCCGCGCCGCCGGGCTTCGCGGCGGAACATCGGCGGGGCGTGCAGCGCGACGTCGTGGCCCTGTTCGAGGGCGGGTCCGATGACGAAGTCGAGCGCGGAGACGTGTGAGGGGATCGGTTCGGCGGTGATCGCTATCCGTAAGGTCACGGGGGCTCCCAGGGGTTCGTGGACACCACGACCCTGCGGGGTGATCCGGCACGGGTGCCACGAAAGCCGGGCAATTCGGCATGCGGGAACGCGGAAACGGGCTCTGACCAGCCGATATCGAAGCCGCCTGGAACGCGGGAACGGGACACAACCGCGCTAGTCGGACATGTCCCCGGCAGCCGGACGCCAGAACGAGGCGGGCAGCCTACCGACCTCGCGTGCGGCCTGCTCCAGTTCGGCGGCGACCGGTTCGAGCGCCGTGTAGACCGGATCGCCGTCGGCGGCCATGCGCCGGATGACCTCCGCGTTGGTCCTTGCCCGGGTGGCGACCACCGTCCCGAACGCGGCGCGGTCGCCTTCGTACCCGTACGCGTCGAGCAGCAGACGCAGCCGCCGGGAGCGGTCGTCGAAGGCGGTGAAGCCGGTCCGCTCGGCGAACGAGCGCGCGTGCAGGGGCACCCAGGTCAGCGCCATGAAGGCCAGGTCGAACTCGCGGGACGAGGGGCCCGCGGTGTCCCAGTCGAAGAAGCCGGCGAGGTGCCCGT contains:
- a CDS encoding glycosyltransferase, which produces MTLRIAITAEPIPSHVSALDFVIGPALEQGHDVALHAPPMFRREARRRGVEFHRAGTDWTCDPAVQRRASEIWTASGNAAFNRYVFGRLWPDTAEAKARDLITAWTRTRPDLVIAECSDPGAHLAAKVLDLPVVAADNGLGPVLLDLWDTDIAPALTLLHKRYGQDDAPVPPPLLTPAPVPWFYEDAPAAARAVARTVAGDRSPAPERPVPWLRPLSDRPLVYASLGTLTTAMPGLRAVVGDLYRKIMAALATVDCDAIVSAGGLAEGLRSPDPRIRVVRHVPQHALLRHADVFVTHGGRASLLDAVQGATPVLGLGVLGDQPDNTAAFARLGLGRALDLTATREEIAASVTALLDDASGPAAVRAAAAELSALPPLDVAELRNGR